The Sphaeramia orbicularis chromosome 18, fSphaOr1.1, whole genome shotgun sequence genome contains a region encoding:
- the LOC115438633 gene encoding early growth response protein 1-like, whose amino-acid sequence MLLEREDSFMSEFEDACSAWVDSVGSSPSDGSDSDLGSPFSQVFSPGTDASDSDFFSDFSECSSDTFSPSLGYTSTFFAEPEPTAAAAAAGLSSTADAILNMITEIVGICTEMEQQGDTASIRRSTPSSSAAASPDSASAASPPHFAPAPSAASNADMSSSALQLAPASVSQPMVVKSEFVSSSCSSGCGQSLPGNDALYPASADALLTLSDLEQQVDVSDFLDSLLSSEAGQGELKAGCEVKQEPLGVEDWLKSLTPVNGGDSTNYVISRPAVKTELVQSGSELLLPPPSLPSTLDAHLLSSLLQGAFPIVNLSNVHATGAPKASRGGRRTPAKGGLKAKPFPCSVQGCERRFSRSDELNRHVRIHTGQKPFQCTICARSFSRSDHLTTHTRTHTGEKPFSCDVCGKRFARSDERKRHGRVHVKQQLRAQMMAAYSLALNAPGV is encoded by the exons ATGCTTCTGGAGCGCGAAGACAGCTTCATGTCGGAGTTTGAGGACGCATGCAGCGCCTGGGTGGACAGTGTGGGCTCCAGCCCCAGCGACGGATCCGACTCTGACCTGGGATCACCATTCAGCCAAG TCTTTTCTCCAGGCACTGACGCCTCAGACTCGGATTTCTTCTCTGACTTCAGTGAGTGTTCTTCAGACACCTTCTCGCCCTCCCTCGGCTACACCAGCACCTTCTTCGCCGAGCCGGAACCGACAGCGGCGGCTGCAGCTGCCGGGCTGAGCAGCACGGCAGATGCCATCCTCAACATGATCACGGAGATCGTTGGGATCTGCACCGAGATGGAGCAGCAGGGTGACACCGCTTCCATCCGCAGGTCCACACCTTCCTCCTCTGCGGCAGCTTCTCCGGACTCAGCCTCCGCAGCTTCGCCCCCGCACTTTGCTCCAGCTCCATCAGCAGCCTCCAACGCCGACATGAGCAGCTCCGCCTTGCAGCTGGCTCCCGCCTCCGTCTCACAGCCAATGGTGGTGAAAAGTGAGTTTGTGAGCTCCAGCTGCAGCAGTGGCTGTGGACAGTCACTGCCCGGGAATGATGCTCTTTATCCCGCCAGCGCGGACGCTCTCCTCACGCTGTCGGATCTGGAGCAACAGGTGGATGTGTCTGACTTCCTCGACTCTCTGCTGAGCTCTGAAGCCGGCCAGGGTGAACTGAAGGCCGGCTGTGAGGTGAAGCAGGAGCCGCTGGGGGTGGAGGACTGGCTGAAGAGTTTAACCCCGGTTAACGGGGGGGACTCCACCAACTACGTCATCAGCAGGCCGGCTGTCAAGACAGAGCTCGTGCAGAGCGGGAGCGagctcctcctcccccctccctccctcccctccactCTGGACGCACACCTTCTCTCCTCACTTCTGCAAGGCGCGTTCCCTATTGTCAACCTCAGCAACGTGCACGCCACTGGAGCCCCTAAAGCGTCTCGAGGGGGCAGGAGAACTCCGGCTAAGGGCGGGCTCAAAGCCAAGCCCTTCCCGTGCTCGGTGCAGGGATGCGAGCGCCGCTTCTCGCGCTCTGATGAGTTGAATCGCCACGTGCGCATCCACACGGGACAGAAGCCATTCCAGTGCACCATTTGCGCGCGCAGCTTCAGCCGCAGCGACCACCTGACAACgcacacgcgcacgcacacaGGGGAGAAGCCCTTCTCCTGCGACGTGTGCGGCAAGCGCTTCGCGCGCAGCGACGAAAGGAAGAGGCACGGGCGTGTGCACGTCAAGCAGCAGCTCCGCGCGCAGATGATGGCCGCCTACTCGCTGGCCCTGAACGCGCCTGGCGTCTAA
- the cyp17a2 gene encoding cytochrome P450 17A2 has product MLSSLLSSFSPSVLHLLAFFIIAVVTVLLLRTCPDRGSIPCLPTIPILGSLPWMRGGLPPHLLFTQLSHRYGPLFALYLGPHYTLVVNSHQHAKEVLLQRGRDFAGRPSMVTTDLLTRGGKDIAFCDYSPLWKSHRRLVHNSFTLFGEGTSRLQDIVLSSVDSLCSELLSNGSQSFDPSPAITRAVTNVVCTLVFSATYSPGDTELQEVIRYNDGIVQTIARGGLVDIYPWIKVFPNKCLNKLKESITVRDRLLTRKLEEHKAALSDGDPCDLLDALLKGQRGQRSPSSEEEGITDDHVLMTAAEAFGAGVETTSTTLLWILAYLLHHPQVQERVQRELDEYVGGERPVCVSDRGQLPYLDCVINEGMRIRPVSPVLIPHTAMTDSRIGGHPVRCGTRVLVNMWSIHHDPQHWDKPDLFNPDRFLDDQGQRATPSCFMPFGAGPRVCVGESLARLELFLFLSSLLQRMSFRLPDGASPPNLQGRLGVVLQPLPYNVVVTPRAGWEGGAK; this is encoded by the exons ATGCTTTCCTCTCTACTCTCCTCGTTCTCCCCGTCAGTCCTCCACCTCCTCGCCTTCTTTATCATCGCCGTGGTTACCGTCCTGCTCTTGCGGACTTGTCCAGATCGGGGCTCCATCCCCTGCCTGCCAACCATCCCCATCCTGGGCAGCCTCCCCTGGATGAGAGGAGGACTCCCCCCTCACCTCCTCTTCACCCAGCTGTCCCATAG GTACGGGCCTCTGTTCGCTCTTTACCTCGGTCCTCATTACACTTTAGTCGTCAACAGTCATCAACACGCCAAAGAGGTTTTACTGCAGAGAGGGAGGGACTTCGCTGGGCGTCCGAGcatg GTGACCACTGACCTGCTGACCAGAGGAGGAAAAGACATTGCGTTTTGTGATTACTCCCCTCTCTGGAAGTCGCATCGTCGCCTCGTCCATAACTCCTTCACTCTGTTCGGAGAAGGAACCAGCCGACTGCAGGACATCG TCCTCTCCTCTGTGGACAGTCTGTGCAGTGAGTTATTGTCCAATGGCTCCCAGAGTTTTGATCCGTCTCCTGCCATAACCAGAGCTGTCACCAACGTTGTGTGCACACTAGTGTTTAGCGCCACCTACAGCCCTGGAGACACTGAGTTACAGGAGGTGATTCGATACAACGACGGCATCGTGCAGACGATTGCCAGAGGAGGTCTGGTGGATATTTACCCCTGGATCAAG GTGTTTCCCAACAAGTGTCTGAATAAACTGAAGGAGTCCATCACTGTTAGAGACCGACTACTGACCCGCAAACTGGAGGAGCACAAG GCGGCGCTGAGTGACGGTGACCCCTGTGACCTTCTGGATGCTCTGCTGAAGGgtcagaggggtcagaggtcaccttCGTCTGAGGAGGAGGGGATCACAGACGACCACGTCCTGATGACCGCGGCCGAGGCGTTCGGAGCTGGAGTGGAGACGACGTCCACCACTCTGCTGTGGATCCTGGCCTACCTGCTGCACCACCCACAG GTCCAGGAGCGTGTGCAGAGGGAGCTGGATGAATACGTCGGTGGTGAGCGTCCGGTTTGTGTGTCGGACCGCGGTCAGCTGCCGTATCTGGACTGTGTGATCAACGAGGGCATGAGGATccgtccagtcagtccagtcctgaTCCCACATACGGCCATGACCGACAGCAG AATCGGAGGTCACCCTGTCAGATGTGGAACTCGTGTTTTGGTCAACATGTGGTCAATTCACCACGACCCCCAACACTGGGATAAACCAGACCTCTTCAACCCAG ATCGTTTCCTTGATGACCAGGGTCAACGTGCCACGCCCTCCTGCTTCATGCCATTTGGGGCGGGGCCTCGGGTGTGTGTTGGCGAATCATTGGCCCGACTGGAGCTTTTCCTCTTCCTGTCGTCCCTGCTGCAGCGAATGAGCTTCAGGCTGCCAGACGGGGCTTCCCCGCCCAACCTGCAGGGGCGACTGGGGGTCGTTCTACAGCCGTTACCTTACAATGTTGTTGTCACGCCAAGGGCAGGGTGGGAGGGCGGGGCCAAATGA